A genome region from Sebastes umbrosus isolate fSebUmb1 chromosome 22, fSebUmb1.pri, whole genome shotgun sequence includes the following:
- the gigyf1a gene encoding GRB10-interacting GYF protein 1 isoform X5: MTAETLNFGPEWLRALSSGGSVTSPPPSPAMPKYKLAEYRYGREEMLALYIKDNKVPEDMQDKEFAAILQDEPMQPLALVPLTEEEQRNFSMSVNSVAVLRLMGKGVGGAAPAGVVRGRGATRGGRGRGRGEGGFYQRSIEEPEVGFGRSVREIHRSQSWDDRGERRFEKPLRREVGRPGFEEPVGPVVPGRKEYTRADSDNWRILREEQEEEDLGAGAGVGVGVGVGVGAGALVGAEPGTNWRLTGVRRDDGGPRSAGWRDHTAPGESRRRKFDFDFRDSDGHGGGRRRAGSEGLEDDRDGLPEWCTDDEDGEMGTFDSSGAFMTMKKGGKETILEEEFDFKGIEEDEEEESYADYERNCAEGDKDKESKDAGFAVGNGETKPASPSSSPPALLHFTPPSLEPRPCNAGLVLDNPQLNNSHPVKASSTSSEDMAPVGGSKIQLSPSALTSSSNLPPPPPSSAAPLHPPPGGDAEDDEGMKHLQQEAEKMVASLQDTSLEEECFTQALQQQQESRNTAAALPLSHEAAMKWFYKDPQGEIQGPFTTVEMCEWFQAGYFTMTLLVKRGCDEGFQPLGDVIKMWGRVPFAPGPSPPPLLVRQPPPTQRPQPTRTVSQSSANVEDGEGRMQRRGKIDRQVTGNLDQDRLQKKQQELAAAALYQQLQQQQLFQLINRCSEQGMMPSMNRSMSVPDTGSMWDMHTSASQPSGGETSLWDITMNPSTQGPTLEQLQKLQQERRDAELRAKREEEEQRKRREEKRRLQEEQKRRDEEELFRRKQCRQQQELIMKLLQQTPQQQGPGASGSGWSGAPSSGLSKTGKPPALALLEMQQEAERLLKQQQQQRAQQQRDRHSGMSMGSSSMGGQWADGVGMWGGPGGMEGKGSGSSSGSMGMWDEAVKNQSGLRGNSNNNMGLKNSRSSPSLSDQYMMRRKRTEEEEKLLKLLQGMKPQDGFTTWCEQMLHALNTSANNSSSSLDVATIVAYLKEVESPYAVLDFIRSYLGDTVEAKEFAKQFLERRAKQKANQQRQQQQDSMRGMNPSTLQSMFQANHMGKAGLYDNQGGKMKKKQPMMLHSDPSILGYSFHNTGDCLSLNEMEMVEDY; this comes from the exons ATGACTGCTGAGACTCTTAACTTCGGCCCAGAATG GCTCCGTGCACTGTCCAGTGGGGGGAGCGTGACGtccccccctccttcccccgCCATGCCAAAGTACAAGCTGGCCGAGTACCGCTACGGCCGAGAGGAGATGTTAGCACTTTATATCAAAGACAACAAG gtCCCAGAGGACATGCAGGATAAGGAGTTTGCTGCTATTCTGCAAGATGAGCCCATGCAGCCACTGGCACTGGTGCCTCtcactgaggaggagcag agGAACTTCTCCATGTCTGTGAACAGTGTGGCGGTGCTGAGGCTCATGGGAAAAGGGGTGGGCGGGGCCGCCCCAGCTGGAGTGGTCCGAGGACGAGGGGCCACACGAGGCGGTCGAG GACGAGGTCGTGGTGAAGGTGGATTCTACCAAAGAAGTATTGAAGAACCGGAGGTGGGTTTCGGACGCAGCGTCCGAGAGATACACCGCAGCCAGAGCTGGGATGACCG gGGCGAGCGTCGATTTGAGAAGCCGCTGCGGCGGGAGGTGGGGCGTCCTGGCTTTGAAGAGCCCGTCGGTCCCGTGGTTCCGGGGAGGAAGGAGTACACAAGGGCTGACAGCGATAACTGGCGCATCCTCcgggaggagcaggaggaggaggatttgggAGCGGGAGCAGGAGTGGGAGTTGGAGTTGGAGTTGGAGTGGGGGCGGGGGCGTTGGTGGGGGCGGAGCCGGGCACCAACTGGAGACTTACTGGAGTCCGCAGGGATG ATGGTGGTCCTCGCTCAGCAGGCTGGCGGGATCATACCGCTCCAGGTGAGAGCCGCCGGAGGAAGTTTGATTTCGACTTCCGGGACTCCGATGGCCACGGTGGTGGCCGCCGGCGTGCAGGCAGCGAGGGACTAGAGGACGACAGGGACGGCCTGCCCGAGTGGTGTACAGACGACGAGGACGGGGAGATGGGCACGTTTGACTCCTCTGGAGCTTTCATGACTATGAAG AAGGGTGGCAAGGAGACAATCCTGGAGGAAGAGTTTGACTTTAAGGGGatagaggaagatgaagaggaggagagctaTGCTGACTATGAGAGGAACTGTGCTGAAGGAGATAAAGACAAGG AGAGTAAAGACGCTGGCTTTGCTGTAGGTAATGGCGAGACAAAGCCAGcatccccctcctcttctcctccagctctcctACACTTTACCCCTCCATCCCTGGAGCCTCGGCCCTGCAACGCTGGCCTAGTGTTGGACAACCCTCAGCTGAACAACAGCCACCCCGTCAAGGCCAGCAGCACGTCCAGTGAAG aCATGGCTCCGGTAGGGGGCTCCAAGATCCAGCTGAGCCCCAGCGCCCTCACCTCCTCTTCCAATCTCCCTCCCCCACCCCCTTCCTCCGCTGCTCCTCTCCAccctccacctggaggagacGCAGAGGACGATGAGGGCATGAAGCACCTGCAGCAG gAGGCGGAGAAGATGGTGGCATCACTGCAGGACACTTCTTTGGAGGAGGAGTGTTTCACCcaagctctgcagcagcagcaggagagcaGGAACACAGCAGCCGCTCTGCCGCTGTCGCACGAGGCCGCCATGAAGTGGTTCTACAAGGACCCACAGGGAGAGATCCAGG GTCCGTTCACCACAGTAGAAATGTGCGAGTGGTTCCAGGCCGGCTACTTCACCATGACTCTGCTGGTGAAGCGGGGCTGCGACGAGGGCTTCCAACCCCTGGGCGACGTCATCAAGATGTGGGGCCGCGTGCCCTTCGCCCCGGGGCCCTCCCCGCCGCCCCTGCTGGTGAGACAGCCACCACCAACGCAGCGCCCGCAGCCCACCCGGACTGTGAGTCAGAGCTCAGCCAACGTAGAGGATGGGGAGGGGAGGAtgcagaggagagggaagatTGATAGACAGGTTACG GGAAACCTGGACCAGGACCGCCTGCAAAAAAAGCAACaggagctggcagcagcagctctttaTCAGCAgctccaacagcagcagctattCCAGCTCATTAACAG GTGCAGTGAGCAGGGTATGATGCCTTCGATGAACAGGTCGATGTCAGTGCCAGATACAGGGTCCATGTGGGACATGCATACCTCAGCTTCACAGCCGTCAG GCGGTGAAACCAGTCTTTGGGACATAACAATGAATCCTTCTACTCAGGGTCCAACTCTCGAACAGCTTCAAAAA CTCCAGCAGGAGAGGCGAGACGCTGAACTCAGGGCGAAgcgtgaggaggaggagcagcgtaagaggagggaggagaagaggaggctacaggaggagcagaagaggagggACGAAGAGGAGCTCTTCAGACGCAAGCAG TGTCGTCAGCAGCAGGAACTGATCATGAAGTTGCTGCAGCAGACCCCCCAGCAGCAGGGTCCAGGGGCGAGCGGCTCAGGCTGGAGCGGGGCTCCCTCCTCTGGGCTATCCAAGACAGGAAAGCCCCCGGCTCTGGCTCTGCTGGAGATGCAGCAGGAGGCAGAGAGGctcctgaagcagcagcagcagcagagagcccagcagcagagagacCGC CACTCCGGCATGTCGATGGGGAGCTCCTCCATGGGAGGACAGTGGGCGGATGGTGTCGGCATGTGGGGCGGGCCTGGAGGCATGGAGGGTAAGGGTAGTGGAAGCTCTTCGGGCAGCATGGGCATGTGGGACGAGGCTGTGAAGAACCAGTCCGGCCTGCGtggcaacagcaacaacaacatgggTTTGAAGAACAGCCGCAGCAGCCCTTCACTAAG TGATCAGTACATGATGCGCCGTAAgcggacggaggaggaggagaagctgctgaagctgctgcaggGCATGAAGCCTCAAGACGGCTTCACTACCTGGTGTGAACAGATGCTGCACGCTCTCAACACCTCTGCCaacaactcctcctcctctctggatg TTGCCACAATCGTGGCATACCTGAAGGAGGTGGAGTCTCCCTATGCAGTACTGGACTTCATCCGGTCCTACCTAGGGGACACAGTGGAAGCCAAAGAGTTCGCCAAACAGTTTCTGGAGCGACGTGCCAAACAGAAAGCCAACCAacagagacagcagcagcag GACTCAATGCGAGGTATGAATCCAAGCACCCTGCAGTCCATGTTTCAAGCCAACCACATGGGCAAGGCTGGTCTCTATGACAACCAGGGGggaaagatgaagaagaaacagCCCATGATGCTGCACTCTGACCCCAGCATCTTAG GGTACTCATTCCACAACACGGGCGACTGTCTGAGCCTGAATGAGATGGAGATGGTGGAGGATTACTGA